Sequence from the Deltaproteobacteria bacterium genome:
GCAACCCGTGGGACGTGTCGCGCATCCCGGGCGGCTCCTCGGGGGGAACGGCGGCGGCGGTGGCCGCCGCGATGTGCTTCGCGGGCGTCGGGACCGACACGGGTGGGTCGATCCGCCAACCGGCCTCCCTGTGCGGCGTGGTGGGCGTCAAGCCGACGTATGGCCGGGTGTCGCGCTACGGGATGGTCGCCTTCGCCTCGTCGCTCGATCAGGGCGGCCCGATCGCGCGGACCGTGGCCGACACGGCTGCGCTGCTCGGCGTGATCGCGGGGCACGACCGGCGGGACTCGACCAGCCTCGATCTTCCCGTGCCCGACTACCTCGCCGCGGTGGATCGCCCGGTCAAGGGGCTCCGCGTCGGCCTTCCGAAAGAGTATTACGAGGGCGATGGACTTTCCCCCGAGGTCCGCGCGGCGGTGCAGAAAGCGTTGAAGGCCCTCACCGACCAGGGCGCCGTCGTGGTGGAGGTTTCGCTGCCGCACACTTCGTTCGCCCTCTCCGCGTACTATCTCATCGCCCCCGCGGAGGCGTCGTCCAACCTCGCGCGGTACGACGGGGTCCGGTACGGCCACAGGGCGGAAGGGGCCTCGGGCCTGATCGAGATGATGTCGAGGACGCGGGCGGAGGGGTTCGGCGACGAAGTGAAGCGCCGCGTCATGATCGGCACCTATGCGCTCTCCGCGGGCTACTACGACGCCTTCTACGGGAAGGCGCAGAAGGTCCGCACCCTGATCCGGGACGATTTCACGAAGGCGTTCGAGGCGGCGGACGTGCTCCTCACCCCCACCGCCCCGACGCCGGCGTTCCGCCTCGGGGAGAAGACGGGCGATCCGCTCACGATGTACCTGTCCGACATCTACACGATCCCGTGCAACCTGGCCGGCATCCCGGGGATCTCCGTGCCGTGCGGTTTTTCCGCGGAGGGACTTCCCATCGGGGCGCAGCTTCTCTCGAAACCTTTCCGGGAGGAGACGCTGTTCACCGCCGCCGGGGCGATCGAGCGCGCCCTTCCGTTGCGGCGCGTGGCGCCGCTGGAGGGATAAGAAGCGATGGCGTTCGAGACGGTCATCGGGCTGGAGGTCCACGCCCAGCTCTCCACGCGGAGCAAGATCTTCTGCGCCTGCTCCACGGCGTTCGGGGCCGCCCCCAACGAGAACACCTGCCCCGTGTGCACCGGCATGCCGGGCGTGCTCCCGGTGCTCAACCGCAAGGCGGTGGAATGCACGATCCGGACGGCGCTCGCCACCTCCTGCACGGTGCAGCGCAGGAGCGTCTTCGCCCGGAAGAACTACTTCTACCCGGACCTCCCCAAGGCCTATCAGATCTCGCAGTACGAGCTGCCGATCGCCCTCGGCGGTCACATCGATATCGAGGTGGACGGGGGGACGAAGCGGATCGGGATCACGCGGATTCACATGGAGGAGGATGCCGGGAAGCTCGTCCACGAAGGGGAGTTCGCCGGCGCACAGGCGTCGCTCGCGGATCTCAACCGATGCTCCGTCCCCCTGATGGAGATCGTCTCCGAGCCCGACATGCGCACGCCGGAGGAGGGCGGCGCGTACCTGCGGCGCCTGCACGACGTCCTCGTCTACCTCGGAGTGTGCGACGGGAACATGGAAGAGGGGTCGTTCCGGTGCGACGCGAACGTCTCGGTTCGTCCGGTCGGGCAGGAGGCGTTCGGCACGAGGGCCGAGCTGAAAAACATGAACTCCTTCCGCAACGTCGAGAAGGCGCTCGAGTATGAAATCCGGCGGCAGGTCGAGCTGATCGAGGACGGAGGGAAGGTGGTGCAGGAGACGCGGCTTTGGGACGCGAACGCGGGCGTCACCGTGTCGATGCGCCGGAAGGAGGAGGCGCACGACTACCGGTACTTCCCCGACCCCGACCTGCTCCCGCTGATCGTGGACGATTCCTGGGTCGAGGAGCTGCGCAAGACGATCCCCGAACTGCCGGCGGAGAAGATCGCGCGGCTCGGGCGGCAGTACGGGATCCCGAGGTACGACGCGGGGATCCTTGCGTCGACCCCGGCGCTGGCGGATTTCTTCGAGGCGTCCGCGGCGATCTACGGCGGGAACCCGAAGACGACGGCGAACGAATGCGTCCATTGGAAGGACGCCGTTCTCGCGGGAACGCTCTCCCCGGAGACGATCGCCCACGCGGTCGAGGATCGGGAGCGGGGGACGATCTCCGCCACCGCCTCCAAGAAGCTCGT
This genomic interval carries:
- the gatA gene encoding Asp-tRNA(Asn)/Glu-tRNA(Gln) amidotransferase subunit GatA, which translates into the protein MANVPVHEWTLLEAARKVREKEISSRELTGAILTRIEALDPKVHAYITVLPEAAAAQAAACDEEQAKGALRGPFHGVPIGLKDIFCTRGVRTTCGSRILRDFIPPYDASVTEKVLGAGAVLLGKHNMDEFAMGSSTETSFFGATRNPWDVSRIPGGSSGGTAAAVAAAMCFAGVGTDTGGSIRQPASLCGVVGVKPTYGRVSRYGMVAFASSLDQGGPIARTVADTAALLGVIAGHDRRDSTSLDLPVPDYLAAVDRPVKGLRVGLPKEYYEGDGLSPEVRAAVQKALKALTDQGAVVVEVSLPHTSFALSAYYLIAPAEASSNLARYDGVRYGHRAEGASGLIEMMSRTRAEGFGDEVKRRVMIGTYALSAGYYDAFYGKAQKVRTLIRDDFTKAFEAADVLLTPTAPTPAFRLGEKTGDPLTMYLSDIYTIPCNLAGIPGISVPCGFSAEGLPIGAQLLSKPFREETLFTAAGAIERALPLRRVAPLEG
- the gatB gene encoding Asp-tRNA(Asn)/Glu-tRNA(Gln) amidotransferase subunit GatB gives rise to the protein MAFETVIGLEVHAQLSTRSKIFCACSTAFGAAPNENTCPVCTGMPGVLPVLNRKAVECTIRTALATSCTVQRRSVFARKNYFYPDLPKAYQISQYELPIALGGHIDIEVDGGTKRIGITRIHMEEDAGKLVHEGEFAGAQASLADLNRCSVPLMEIVSEPDMRTPEEGGAYLRRLHDVLVYLGVCDGNMEEGSFRCDANVSVRPVGQEAFGTRAELKNMNSFRNVEKALEYEIRRQVELIEDGGKVVQETRLWDANAGVTVSMRRKEEAHDYRYFPDPDLLPLIVDDSWVEELRKTIPELPAEKIARLGRQYGIPRYDAGILASTPALADFFEASAAIYGGNPKTTANECVHWKDAVLAGTLSPETIAHAVEDRERGTISATASKKLVELVLSTGKPFRMLRDEQGLTQVSDTSALDILVDKILAASPKEVEGYRGGKVGLLSFFVGQVMKESRGKANPKVVQEVLKKKLG